TAGAAGCCAGCCTCGATGCCTTGCAGTTGGTAAGGGAAGCTGCAGCTGCTAATGCCCAGGCAGAAGCTTTAGAGGCAGCAGCGGAGATTGAGGAAGAGGAGCTCCGTAGCAAAAGGAGCTTCCCTGTCGTGgagcaagacacacaagaacgcGTAAGCGAATATGTTCGTGACCAAACTACACATTTTGACAAGCTCCCTGAACCTGTAGTCTTCCCAGAGACCGCAGAGCGATCTATTGAGCCTCACCTTAACGCGCCAACACCATATGttcacaaagaagaagaatataTTATGAAAGATTCTTGGCCAGCCCCACCTCAACTTCAACAGAGACCAACATCACTTCAGCGTTCTCAGGCAATACATGAATCTAAATCATCAGTCCAACCGCCCACCCAAGAGAATTTCCAAGTCAAAAGAGAGACAGACACTTACAACACCAATCCCACATCCAAGCTAACTTTCCCAAAGTACTCTGACACATCTCACATGTACCAAACCAGTCCAGAGTCTTCAGTTATGTTGGACATGGGAAAGTACCTGGCACGCAAAGAACTTGTTTGCACGGGCCTATCAAACTTCGATGATTGTCCTGAATCGTACAGAGCATGGAAGTCCTCCTTCTTCAACACGATCAAAGATTTGGATCTGACAGCTAGTGAACAGTTGGATCTGCTTTCAAAATGGCTTGGAAAAGAATCATCTGAACACGTGAGACGTCTGAGAGCAGTTAACATTGGCAACCCAAATGCAGCTCTACGAACAGCTTGGGAAAGACTTGATGAATGTTTTGGCGCTCCAGAAGTCATTGAAAATGCGCTTTTCGCAAAGCTCGACAACTTTCCTAGAATCTCGAATAAGGACAGCCAAAAATTAAGGGAACTTGGAGACCTTTTAAAAGAGTTATTGTCAGCAAAAGAAGATGGATACCTGTCAGGCTTGGCATTCTTGGACACTGCTCGTGGCATAAAACCAATCGTGGAAAAATTGCCATTCAACCTGCAAGAGAGATGGCTTTCTCAGGGATCAATGTACAAGCAAGATCACAAGGTCAGTTACCCGCCTTTTTCTTACTTCACCTCCTTTATCTGCTACCAAGCTAAAACAAGGAATGATCCCAGCTTTACCCTTTCTGGAAACAACCTAACATTTGAAAGAGCAATGCCGAAACATAAAGCTCCTAGAAcagtggtttcagtgcacaagaCAAAAGTTTCTACTGATGTTACACAAGATGAAACAGCTTCCGAAGAGGACGTGTCGAAGCAATGTCCAATCCATAAAAGGCCTCACCCTTTAAAGAAATGTCGGGGCTTCAGGCTAAAAACTCTTGCAGACAGAAAAGCATACTTAAAGGAACAAGgcatttgtttcaaatgttgCTCATCATCCTCCCACCCAGCTCGTGATTGCAAAGCACGCCTGAAATGTGACGAGTGTGACAGTGAAAATCATATAACGGCTCTTCACCCTGGTCCACCACCATGGGCAGCTAGAGTCTCAAATTCCCCGAAGAACGATGGCGGGGAGTCAGAGTTGGAGGAAACCACGAGAACTCCAGTCGTAAGTTCTCTGTGCACCAAAGTGTGCGGGGATCATCTTAAAGCAAAGTCGTGCTCAaagatctgcctcgttaaagtaTATCCAGACAATCAACCAGAGAAAGCCGAAAAAATGTATGCCATGCTCGATGACCAGAGCAACAGATCTCTAGCTCGGTCACAGTTTTTTGACATCTTCAAAATCGAGACAGACGCATACCCTTACACCCTCAAAGCATGTGCTGGCTTAGCCACAGTCTCTGGCAGGAAAGCAACCGGCTACCATATCGAAGCAGTTAATGGTGGCGTTAACTTGTCGCTGCCAGAACTCACAGAATGTGACGATTTACCAGACAATCGTGACGAAATACCAACTCCAGAGGCTGCTCTCCACCACCCCCATCTAAAAAGTATTGCCAACGAAATCCCAGCCTTGGACGACAATGCCCAGATCCTTCTTCTGCTGGGTAGGGACATTCTTCGCATTCATAAAGTGAGGCAGCAGATTAATGGTCCTGGAGATACTCCTTTTGCGCAAAGACTAACAGTGTTAGAGTCCTGACAGCATTTCCAGCAGGGGACCATGCTAAAGACATTAAAGATCTCTATCTCGGAACAGAAACGGCGCCCACCCAAAGAAGTCTTGGTTTGAGCTGGGAAATCAAAATAGACACTTTCACCTTCCAAGTGTCAGTCAATGACAAGCCATTCACACGTCGTGGGATTCTTTCTACAATAAACAGTCTTTTCGACccgcttggcttggttgctccTGTGACCATTCAAGGAAAGTCACTATTGAGAGAGCTTACTCTTGAAGGAACTGTATGGGACGTTCTTCTTCCCCAAGAAAAACTTAAAGTGTGGGAAACATGGAGAGATtctcttcaggaattgcaacatCTTCACATTCCTCGTGCTTATACCACCACTTCTCCTTCCAAGGCAAAGCAAAAGGAGATCTGCATCTTCTCTGATGCCTCTACAAAGGCTATTGGTGCTGTCGCATACCTCAGAACAACTAACGAGGATGGCCAGATCCACGTGGGCTTCATCTTAGGAAAAGCCAAACTTTCTCCTCCCAGCGAACCCACCATTCCCAGACTGGAACTTTGTGCGGCAGTGCTAGCTGTAGAAATGGCTGAACTCATCGTTCAAGAGATTGATCTTCCACTTGACGCAGTCACCTTTTATTGTGACAGTAAAGTGGTGCTGGGATATATACATAATCAGTCAAAACGTTTCTATGTGTATGTCCACAACAGAGTTCAAAGGATCCGGCAATCCACAGACCCAAAGCAATGGCGGTACGTGCCTACGGAACACAACCCAGCTGACCATGCCTCCAGATCGGTTCAAGCTTCCATCCTCACACAAACCAACTGGTTCACAGGTCCAGCCTTTCTATACAAACCACAAGCAGCCACTGAGCATCAACAGTCATTTGAAATCATCGATCCAGACTCAGATGTGGAGATCCGACCACAAGTAACAAGTTGCGTGACGGGCCAAAGAGACAAGCGCTTGGATCCAAAGAGATTTGAAAGATTCTCATCTTGGAAGTCCTTGCAAAGAGCAGTGGCAACTCTTCTCCATGTAACTCGTTCTTTTAAGTCAACAAACCAGGATGTCACTGTATGTTCTGGATGGCACCTGTGTTCAAAGCCTCACAGTGTCGATGAGTTGTCAAAATCATCTGAAGTCATCCTCCGTGCTGTACAAAGAGCCTGCTTTTCTGAAGAATACGACTCCCTCTCCAAGGGGCAAGACGTTAACAAGAAAAGTTCATTGTCAAAACTAAATCCTGTTATAGCCCCAGATGGCTTGTTGAGGATTGGAGGGAGACTGAAGCTGGCAGATCTCAGCGATCCTGAAAAACATCCAATCATTCTGCCAGGTAAACATCATGTGTCCACATTGCTCATAAGGCATCATCACGAACGGGTTGAACACCAAGGCCGAAGTTTCACAGAGGGCGCTGTACGAGCCGCTGGCATTTGGTTGATTGGTGGTAAGAGACGCATAagcagtaccgtttttttccgtgtatagtgcgcccccatgtatagtacgcaccataagaatggcatgctgatgctggaaaaaagcttgtacccatgtataatacgcacccaatttttatgaatttttttaaaaatttattttaatttttttttttttttaagtcccaatgatcgtcacacacgcagggaggcaatgggtcccatttttatagtctttggtatggtcttaactaggctggatgtaattttttttgttggcgttgatttctccgactgcccctaaacgcaccaccgcgctccgtgcgcgcatgggctgcggacgtgaaaaaggcggctctgtatgggagagacgttgaagaggaataaaaacacccttggaaaccaaaacttgcccctcgtcgtgactcggagccgcaacaaatgtttcggatttgtgtagggtacattgtgacagacagcaaactagcaggtgatcgagcgagcgtctgatacaagagcattgcggtcgtatggagcgtgtttgaagtgaacagcagagacgaaaggaacaaggcaaagtgttgtgaaataaaatattacctgtaatacgcattttgttatttgctgattgaaactgctaattaaactgtgaattgaaactaataggaagaaaacatatctcgctcttaccgtttttttccgtgtatagtgcgcaaaattttactaatttattgtcctaaaatgcggggtgcgcattatacatgggtacaaaaaaaaaaaaaaaaagaaaatttttttttaaattttttttttttttttttttttttaagtcccaatgatcgtcacacacgcagggaggcaatgggtcccatttttatagtctttggtatggtcttaactaggctggatgtaattttttttgttggcgttgatttctccgactgcccgtaaacgcaccaccgcgcttcgtgcgcgcacgggacagcaaacgagcaggtgatcgagcaagccttgtctgatacgagagcattgcggtcgcatggagcgtgtttgaagtgaacagcagagaagaaaggcaaagtgttgtgaaataaaatgcacagaacggatgcgcaagacacgtcagctatataaagagcgagagttgttttcttcctattagtttcaattcacagtttaattagcagtttcaatcagcaaataacaaaatgcgtattacaggtaatattttatttcacaacactttgccttgttcctttggtctctgctgttcatcctaaaacacaaaggcgctctttaagcaatgcgacagtgagcgcccggcgcgctgcggttgcgcgaccgcaccaattaagctccctgcgcagtgcgcactgaggtccacttaaattttagaaagtacatcaggactttaaaaatatcttctaaatttcagcgacggctctgtcacaataatcggccagcccggtgcagttgggcggtcggcggcgcgctacggttgagcgttctctcgcacgctctctctctcgctctctctcgctctcgcacacacgcaaaccggatatcatacggaggccgccattacagatgcgcagaacggatgagcaagacacgtcagctatataaagagcgagagttcagttctctacctaaatccttattacaggtaatattttatttcacaacactttgccttgttcctttcttctctgctgttcacttcaaacacgctccatgcgcacggagcgcggtggtgcgtttacgggcagtcggagaaatcaacgccaacaaaaaaaattacatccagcctagttaagactataccaaagactataaaaatgggacccattgcctccctgcgtgtgtgacgatcattgggtcttaaaaaaaaaaaaaaaaaaaaaaatcataaaaattcggtgcgtattatacatgggtacaagcttttttccagcatcagcatgccatttttaggggtgcgtactatacatgggggcgcactatacacggaaaaaaacggtaatatagctgacgtgtcttgcgcatacgttctgcgcatctgtaatggcggcctccgtatgacgtccggtccgcgatggagattaaaaacaaacaatatttgacaataacacaccatcaaggattgcaccatcgcatcaaacgatgtgtcgtcaattatggatttttttgactaagtgtgttgggcaggatggctgaatgcgatgcgcgattgacaacaaacaagaagaaaggtgagttttatttcgggggagatttgtcatgtctcgtccccagttttgctatgtgtcaaggttgccatagtttctgttcgcgtcgcccctctcttcctgtgtcacctcaatcgatgtaacgtgttttgtatttaagtcctgtctgcccctcgctcaccgttggatcattgcatgtgttactgtcattctgttcctgtctttggtaatgtcaccctgtctttttgttccacgactttgtcggtcagttctgttgttggttttgttgtaccatgactttctttaaaaaaaaaagaaaaaaatttaaaaaaaaaaaaattaatttttttttttttgtacccatgtataatacgcaccccagattttaggacaataaattagttaaattttgcgcactatacacggaaaaaaacggtattttacatGGATGTGTCACCTGTCTTAAACTTCGTGGAAGAAGAGAGAGGCAGAAAATGTCGGACCTTCCCCAAGAACGGTTGAGCACTTCACCTCCCTTTACATACACTGGTGTGGATGTCTTCGGTCCCTGGTTTGTGACAGCAAGGCGCACAAGAGGAGGCTTAGCTCAAAGTAAACGATGGGCTGTTCTGTTCACATGCTTGAGTACCCGCGCCGTCCATATAGAGGTGATTGAGTCCATGGATACTTCCTCCTTCATCAACTCCCTGAGAAGGTTCTTTGCAATCCGTGGCCCTTCTCAACAGCTACACTCAGACCGTGGAACCAACTTCATTGGTGCTTGTAAAGAGctggagtttgagaaagttctgAAGGAATCAGAGGTCCAAACATACACCAACAGTAAAGGTTGTTCATGGCATTTCAATCCACCTCATTCCTCACACATGGGTGGTGCGTGGGAACGCATGATCGGAGTCGCAAGGAGGATTTTGGATTCAATGCTGATGCGTACTCACTCCTCAAGTTTGACCCATGaagtcctgtgcacttttatggCAGAGGCGACAGCCATTATCAACTCTAGACCGCTTGTTTCTATTTCATCTGATCCAGATGCTCCTCAGATACTCACACCGGCAATGCTCCTTACTAACAAACAAAGTATTCTACCTCCAGCTGGGAAGTTCACCGACAAAGACTTGTTCAAGCAGCAGTGGTGCCAAGTACAAAGGTTGGCTGATCAATTCTGGAGTCGCTGGAGGCGCGAATACCTGCACACTCTGCAAGTTCGACACAAATGGCAGGAATCCAGACCTAACATTGAAGATGGGGATGTCGTTATGTTGAAGGACAGTAAAACGTGTCGTAACGACTGGCCCATGGCCCTTGTGACTAAGACCTTTCCTGGACGTGATGGAAGAGTTCGCAAGGTCGAGATGAGAGTTGTTAAAGATGGAtccatgactgcactgcaacctacagcgacaaccgtatcgtgaagtttgctgacgacacgactctggtgggtctcatcaccaagggagacgagactcaatacaggctggaggttgaccttctgaccacgtggtgcagggacaacaacctcctgctgaacgtcgacaagaccaaggagattgttgtggacttccggaagggtcacacccaacacctgccgctgaccatcgacagtgctgtggtggagcgagtgagcagcgccaagttcctgggggtgcacatcagtgaggatctctcctggtccaccaacaccgcgtcactggcaaagaaagcccagcgccgcctgtacttcctgcggaaactaaggcgagcgagcgctcctccggccgtcatgactgcattttaccgcggcaccattgagagcgtcctctccagctgtattgctgtttggggtggcggctgcactgactacaacttgaagaccctgcagcgcatagtgaacactgctggtaagattgctggtgcttcgctcccctccttgaaggacatttacacctcccatctcacccgcaaggcgaccacgattgtgagtgatgcgagtcaccccgctcactctttgttcgagcttctgccctctgggaagaggtacagaagcctgcgctcccgcacctccagactctcaaacagcttcatactccaggctgttaggatcctgaactcgctcccccgttctgcgtagcgtcctgtacttttactgtctgaactgtctgaatgcacactggctcttattatttattatttgttattactcttatttattgtttgtgcctttttgtttatgatgttttttacttttgcgctatgcttgctggctccgttatttattgtgttatctgtttatttattatttattcatcactcttactattgattgtttgaatttttgccttcttgtttttatattgtgtcgcgtacatgtatgtctatcgtgttatgtgtctcgtcaccgtgggatagagaaaaacgtaatttcggtctctttgtgtgttgtgacatgtggagagattgacaataaagctgactttgactttgactttg
The Syngnathus typhle isolate RoL2023-S1 ecotype Sweden linkage group LG15, RoL_Styp_1.0, whole genome shotgun sequence DNA segment above includes these coding regions:
- the LOC133168099 gene encoding uncharacterized protein LOC133168099; this encodes MSDLPQERLSTSPPFTYTGVDVFGPWFVTARRTRGGLAQSKRWAVLFTCLSTRAVHIEVIESMDTSSFINSLRRFFAIRGPSQQLHSDRGTNFIGACKELEFEKVLKESEVQTYTNSKGCSWHFNPPHSSHMGGAWERMIGVARRILDSMLMRTHSSSLTHEVLCTFMAEATAIINSRPLVSISSDPDAPQILTPAMLLTNKQSILPPAGKFTDKDLFKQQWCQVQRLADQFWSRWRREYLHTLQVRHKWQESRPNIEDGDVVMLKDSKTCRNDWPMALVTKTFPGRDGRVRKVEMRVVKDGSMTALQPTATTVS
- the LOC133168561 gene encoding uncharacterized protein LOC133168561 isoform X2, which gives rise to MSSRKSAVGHFCRNHNKPWAASASQVFIHGHPCFCLCLRHHRLVQRIRQSTDPKQWRYVPTEHNPADHASRSVQASILTQTNWFTGPAFLYKPQAATEHQQSFEIIDPDSDVEIRPQVTSCVTGQRDKRLDPKRFERFSSWKSLQRAVATLLHVTRSFKSTNQDVTVCSGWHLCSKPHSVDELSKSSEVILRAVQRACFSEEYDSLSKGQDVNKKSSLSKLNPVIAPDGLLRIGGRLKLADLSDPEKHPIILPGKHHVSTLLIRHHHERVEHQGRSFTEGAVRAAGIWLIGGKRRISSTVFFRV
- the LOC133168561 gene encoding uncharacterized protein LOC133168561 isoform X1 is translated as MNMDNEQNKNTTTKGFKSSQSGSSVSRKSSSSTKSSVSAAAAKARAKAEAARARAAFAEREISIKVNKARLEASLDALQLVREAAAANAQAEALEAAAEIEEEELRSKRSFPVVEQDTQERVSEYVRDQTTHFDKLPEPVVFPETAERSIEPHLNAPTPYVHKEEEYIMKDSWPAPPQLQQRPTSLQRSQAIHESKSSVQPPTQENFQVKRETDTYNTNPTSKLTFPKYSDTSHMYQTSPESSVMLDMGKYLARKELVCTGLSNFDDCPESYRAWKSSFFNTIKDLDLTASEQLDLLSKWLGKESSEHVRRLRAVNIGNPNAALRTAWERLDECFGAPEVIENALFAKLDNFPRISNKDSQKLRELGDLLKELLSAKEDGYLSGLAFLDTARGIKPIVEKLPFNLQERWLSQGSMYKQDHKVSYPPFSYFTSFICYQAKTRNDPSFTLSGNNLTFERAMPKHKAPRTVVSVHKTKVSTDVTQDETASEEDVSKQCPIHKRPHPLKKCRGFRLKTLADRKAYLKEQGICFKCCSSSSHPARDCKARLKCDECDSENHITALHPGPPPWAARVSNSPKNDGGESELEETTRTPVVSSLCTKVCGDHLKAKSCSKICLVKVYPDNQPEKAEKMYAMLDDQSNRSLARSQFFDIFKIETDAYPYTLKACAGLATVSGRKATGYHIEAVNGGVNLSLPELTECDDLPDNRDEIPTPEAALHHPHLKSIANEIPALDDNAQILLLLGRDILRIHKVRQQINGPGDTPFAQRLTVLES